The genome window TCTTCGCAGCGTCAATCTTGTGGGAGACTCCACCGATCGGCCCAACGTCACCGTTCGCGTCGATCGTGCCCGTCCCTGCGATGAATTTCCCATCGGTAAGGTTGTCGGGGGTCAGCTTGTCGACGACCGCCAAAGTAAACATCAGCCCCGCTGATGGGCCACCAATGTCATCCAGGTGGTAGTCGATCGTCGTCCCGTCGGCAGGCTCTTGTTTGATGGTGATGCCCAAAATCGGAGTGTCATCAGACTCCCCTTGTCGCACGGGAACGGAGACGTCCTCGGATTTGCCATCACGCTGAACCTGAAGGGTGACCTGATCTCCCACTTTATGGTCACGTACAACCTTGACCAGATCCTGCGGCTGGTCGATTTCCTTGCCATCGATCCCCTCAATGATGTCCCCCTTATGGATCTGGTCGGACCCCTCGGGCTGGGACATCACCGTGACCGCCATCGGTCGATGAAGGTACTTCATCGCTGCGGACGTCGCATTATTTTCCGACGACGCAAACGCGGCCTGATTTTCCTTATTCACTTCCTCCGGCGACTGATTGGAGGGGAAAATCTGCTCAATCGGAACCAGTGTGTCGTTCGTTGTTGCCCACCGAGTAATCGCCTGTGGCAGCGACATGCCATGACGAACAGACACCGTGGTCATATTCAAATGGCCGGACGTCGGATAGGTTTTTGTTCCCGAAATGTCGACGACACTCTTACCGCCCGTTGTGCCCAGCGTATTAAATGTCGGACCAGGACCTTCTGCAGCATAGGGCACAGAAAGATCAATCGAGGTGCCGGGGATTTCCGTCAAACTCAGTGCAACAGCAGACGCAACCACGGGAATTGCACCGAGAATAATTGTCTTGTTGCGCAGACTCACAGCGATCAAGCGTACCGGATGCCACACCAGCAACGACGACGGCCGTTCGCTATTAGCATGTGGAGAGATGCTTTCCAAAGCCGGTACCGTAGAGGGTATGAGTAACCACGGCTTCGGTTTTTCTTCGAACAATAACGACAACAACGACGGTAACGACGGTAACGACCACAGCAACAAGAACAACAATAACCAGAACGGCGATAGCGGCCAGGGCAATCCTTCTAGCGGAAACAGTGGTCGCGGGGATAGCGGCAATGAACGCCACGAAGACAATGATGGCGGCAACTCCCCTGGTGGCAGCGGTAACCCTTTTGAGGCATTCTTCAATATGGGTGGTGGCTCGGCTGGCGATATACCCGGTTTTAGCGCATTTCCCGGCGGTTTCGCTGTAAGTGGATCCTCTGGTCAGGGCGGTTTAGGCGACATTCTTAGCCAGTTCGGGACGATGCTGTCTGGGATGGGGTCTTCGATGAACTCCCCTGATGCCAAAGGCCCCATCAATTTTGCGATGGCCGATAAGATTGCCGGCCAGACCATTAAGCAATCCAACCCGGCACCTGTCCGACAGTCTGATCAGAAGGCCGTCGAAGATTCCACGAGCCTGGTCGAACTGTGGCTCAGCAATGCGACGATCCTGCCGAGCAACGGAAAAGTCCCTGAAGTATGGGATCCGTCGGAGTGGCTGTCCCGCACGCTCCCCACCTGGAAGCGCTTTATAAATCCTGTGGCAGAAAGCCTTAATGAAGCACAAAAGGATGCCCTCCCCGAAGAAGCGAAGCAGATGGCTGGTTCGCTGCTCGGCATGTTAGCCCAGGTCGGTGGCATGAACATGGGGATGCAACTGGGACGCATCTTGGGGGATATTGCCACCTCTGTCACGAGCGTCTCCGAGTGGGGGTTCTCCTTAGATGAGAAGCATGGCAGCGCACTGCTCACTGGCCAGCTGAGCACTCTTGCCGAGGAATTTAACAAACCCAAGCGTGAGGTGCTTATTTACCTGTGCGCACGGGAACTAGCCCACCAGCGACTATTCGCCTACGTTCCGTGGCTCGAAGAGCGTCTGCTTCTCGCCGTCGAAACGTATTCACGTGGACTGTCGCTGGATACGTCCGCGATGGAAGAAGCCTCCCGGTCCATTGACCCCGAGGCACTCTCGGACCCATCGCGGATGCAAGACATGTTCCAGCAGATTCAAAACATGGATCTCTCGCCCCAAATTGTCGCCTCGAATGAACACGCGGGCATCCAGTTAGACACCATGCTGTCCCTCGTTGAAGGCTGGGTGGACAACGTTCTTGCCGACGCTCTCTTCGACCGCATCCCGGTCATGGAGTCGATCCAAAAATCCTGGTCAGCCCGGCGCGCGATGAAACCCGGATTGGAAAACATGGCGGGGAACACCGGACTGGACTTCTCTGCTAGCCACGCCGACGAAGCGGCAGAACTGTGGCGGCGGCTCACTGTTGCGGTGGGTATTGATCGACGTGACCATGTGTGGGACCACCCCGATTTCCTTCCCACGGCTGACGATATCGCCCATCCGGCCGAATTCATCGACGGCATTCTGGGAGAATCGGACGACGACGAGTTCAACCCTATTAGCGAAATTGAAAAATTAGAGCGTGAACTCAATGAACAGTCCGGTAACACACCTAGTGATGGCGATGATGCAGACGAGGATGGTTCTACCCGCGGGAAGGGCTCGAGTGGCGGTGATGAAGACAACACCGATGGGTCCGGCGACGACGACAAATAGACACTCGCACGACATACTCACACTAGATATTCACAGCGGAAGACAAGCAGCACATGAATAACGACCGTCGATGGGAGCGCCCGACCCCCGTCATAGGCGATACAACCTCAGCCACCGAGCGCGCTGAAAAACCAGACGGATGGGCGTTGCCAGAGGACGTGCGTGCTGCGTTGGACCGCGTTATTGGAGCACGACGCGATATACGCCGCTACCGCTCAGAACCGGTGCCTAACCACCTTGTCCGAACTGTCATCGACGCTGGCCATGCTGCACCTAGCGTCGGACATAGCCAGCCATGGCGGTTCATCATCGTCGACGATCCCGCTCTTCGCGATAAAGCCGCCATGCTGGCCGACGTCGAAAAGCTAAAACAAGCCGAGCTGCTGACACCCGATAGGAAACAGCGGCTGCTTGACCTGCAACTCGACGGGATTAAGGAGGCACCGCTGGGAATTGTGGTCGCCTGTGATCGGCGAACCCCAGCGTCCGGGGTCTTGGGGCGCAACACTTTTGTTGATACCGACCTGTGGAGTTGAGCGGCAGCCATCGAGAACATGTGGTTGACCGCGAGGGCCTATGGGCTCGGTATGGGGTGGGTAACACTATTCCGCCCCGATGACCTGGCCGAGCTGCTGCATCTGCCCGAGGGGGTTGAAACGCTGGGGTGGATGTGCATGGGGTGGCCGGACGAGCGCCCGCCGTCGCCTGGGCTCGAGCGGCGTGCGTGGTCCAAGAAACTTCCCGTTGAGAACCTCATTATGCGGAATGGGTGGCGCGACGGAGCCGAGTCACCAGCAAATGCGATCGCGACGCCCGATGACGGCCATATGCCAGATCAGGCGCATGTTGTCGCAGCTCACGATTCTTCCGACCGGCTTCTCACCCCTCCCGGTTCGCTGGGCATCCTGGATACGACCATGGACAAAGTTGCCGCGGTCGGTGATATACATAACGCCCAGCACATTCTTATCGGGGCTGACCATCCCGTGACAGCGCATGGTGTCTCATCATTTTCGCCGTCCGTCACGCGGGAAATTATGGACGCGTCAGCCGTTGGAGAAAGCCTGGGTGTGACGACGGCAGCTGGAGCAGGAATCCCGTCGCTTCTTATTGACGCGGGTATTGAGGGCGATTCAAGCCACGGTGACCAGCGGAACCGTAAATGTCGCGAAGGACGCAACGATTGTGCCCATCCTATTCGTTATGTCCACGCTCACGATGCGCGTGGGGATATCGCTACAGCCCCGGCCCTATCTGCTGCGGATACCCGCGCGTTTGTTGACTACGGGCGGAAACTTGCCGGTGAATTCACTGAACCCATGCTGTTTGCCGTCGGTGAGGTTGGAATCGGGAACACCACTCCTGCCTCCATTGTGGCAGCGCATTTCACCGGGCTTGATGTCGACGATGCTGTAGGCATTGGCGCCCACTCCGATACCGCCATGATGGAGCGGAAACGCGAGGTTGCCCGGCAGGCTCTGTCGCGCGTTCACCCCTCCTCCCCTATTGATGCTCTTGCCGAGTTCGGCGGGCCCGAGTTCGCGGTCACGACCGGACTGTGCTTGGGCGCGTTGGATAATCACCATGTCGTTGTCTTGGATGGGCTCGCTATTTCTGTGGCCGCGTTGGCTGCGGTGCAGATTAATCCCGCGGTTCAATCACACCTGGTCGCGGGGCACGTAAGCCGGGAAGCCGCTCATCACACCGTCATTACGCACTTGGGGTTGGAGCCTCTGCTCGCTCTTCGGTTCCGATGCGGCGAAGGGGTCGGCGCCGTTCTGGCCACACAGATGATCATGACGGGGCTTAGTGCTCGACGCCACACCGGACGCACCGCTTAGGCCGCCTTTCAACTAGTCCATCCTTTGGACTCGGCGCGGATCGTCGTCGTTACTACGAGGACTGTCTACCTCCGCGGCCCCACCGCTGGTAAGCCTCCAAGTACCCATCAGCGCGCTCCCAATAATCAATGCGGTGCGCCCACGCGTAAAATTCTGCCGAGTGGTTCGGAATGAAGGTATGCACTAGCTCATGAACAATAACCTGGTCAAGGACGTAATCGGGAACGTCCTTCAGGTAATGACTAATCCGAATTCTCCCCGTATCCGTGGAACATGAAGCCCACCGACGCTCCATATTGGTCACCCACCGAATATCCGTCCATTCCGCACGGTTTTCCAAATATTTCGCATTCAGACGACGGGCCCGCCGGTGGAGATCGTCATCTGACTTATCCGCGACGGACGATTTCTTTTCCACCCTACGAACAAGGGACTCAACAGAATCACGCAACGCTGCGGCCGACATTCTCGCCGGTGCCATGACGACGATCCGACCAGACTCTCGGCGGGCGGACAATGTTTTCTTCCTCCGCGACGACAGACGTATTTCTACCTCTGGCGCAAAGTCCTCCACGACCGTAGCGACGTCTCGCTTGACTCTGGGGGGCATAGTTTCACTCTACAGTGTGGCCAAGGGGGTGCCGGTACACTACACATAGCACTGTGCCGCAGAGCACAGCCGGGGGAAATCCAGATCAATGAATCGTTCACAAAACCAAGGGGGAGCACCGTGCGGTGGCCACACACTATCTGCTTATCATCCGGGACCCGCGTTTTTGTTCAACCCGACGGGTGGCTTCGCGTCGGTGCAGACACCTCTACGGCGGTAGTCATTCCCATGGCCGACCGACCCACCGCCCAGCGCGTCGCCCGGGCACTCCTCGCTTGTTCATCGCCGCAACCGACGTCGGCAATTATCGGCAGAATCGAGCGGGCGGTGTCTTCATCGTTCGCACTCACCCTTATCGACGAACTCCTGCGCACTCCCCTGCTAGTTGCTGGAAATGTCCGCCCCGGGCAAAGCAGAACGAGCGTCACGCCCCCACACAGGATCATTGCTGTAGAGCCGTTGTCGCACGTACTTGCCGATATATTCCCCGGTCAGCGCACCCTTTCGCCCAACGTTGTTGAGACTACCGGCGGGGCGCTGGCGTCCGACACGGACCTGCCTGAGCCGAATGAACCACGGGATTCGGAACGCACCACCCTCGGGCGAGTAACGTTGCGGTGGCTGTACCTTCCCCCGGTCTGCTGGCCAGCGTCGATGAGCCGTATTTATTCGTGACCATTCGTGATGGTGCGCTCAGGATTGGCCCTGCCATGACCGGGTCATCCGCACATCTAGTCGGCAATGCCAGCGGGTGCCCGCTGTGTATGCATATGGCGACGGTGTCTCCTGATCTGGTCGACGAGGCGATTTCTGGCCGCAGTGCTGGCACGCTAACGCTCACGTACGAGATGGTCACTGTCGCCCGCGGGATCATCTCGGCGCAGTGGTCGGTCTTTAGTGACTGGCTCGCTCTTCCGTCGCTCCCGACCCCGCCGACGGTGGGCGCGTCGATAAGTATGAATCCTCGGACGTTGGAGGTTGTGCGGACACCGATTCCCAGGGACTCGCATTGCCCTGTGTGCGGCATTATCGGTCCGCGCTGGCTGTAACAGCGCGGTGATCTAACATCGCCGTTTGCTGGTTACGTCAACCCCCTTCTTAATCCTCCGCCTTATGTTGAATCAGCGATGATGCGGAGAATATCGTCCCCGTAGAGTTCTAGTTTCGCGGGGCCAATGCCGCTGATGTCCAGGAGTTCTTGTGCGGTGGATGGTTGTTGCTCGGCAATGGCCATCATGGTGGCATTACTGAACACGGTGTAGCTAGGCGTTCTCTGCTGGTGCGCGCGCCTTAGCCTCCAGCGCTGCAGAGCGTCAACAAGGTTGGCGTCGACGTCGTTGCCACACCTGCTGCAATGCCCCATCACCTTCTCGGCTGGGGTTTGTAGCGTGGCCCCGCACTCCGAGCACAAGCGTGAACTACGCTTCCTTTTCCGCCGGTGGTCAGCCGAACTCTTCGACGTCGGGGCGATGCTGTCAAGGAACCGCGTGCGTTTCCGGGATGCCCTGCCCCCTGACTCGCGTGCCAGCGACCAGCTCAGTTGCAGATGCTCACGCGCACGGGTCACCGCCACATACAGTAATCGGCGTTCTTCTTCGATTGCCGACGATCCCAGGGCGATAGCCTGCCGGATGGGTAGTGTTCCTTCCACAAGGCCAACGACAAATACGGCGTCCCACTCCAGGCCTTTTGCAGCGTGGATCGTCGCCAGGGTGACGCCTTCTACCCCAGCTGGGGGCCGGTTCGATTGGGCGCGCTCGCGGAGGATGCTCATCACGGCGGGCATGTCCGCGCCGGGCGAGGCGTGAACAATATCCGCGATCAGGTGGTAGAGGGAGGATAACGATTCCCACCGCTCGCGTGCCCGCTCTCCGGCCGGGGCTTGGGCGGACAGTCCTTGGCGAGCCAACACGGCCTTGATGTCCGAAACCAGCGCATCGCCGGTGTGAATAGTCCCCGACTCCATGTGAGCACTGGCCAGACGCTCTAAGGCTGCCAGTGAACCGGTGATCTCAGAGCGGTCGAAGAAGCTCTTTCCACCGCGGACGTGGTGCGGGATGTTGGCTTCATCCAGGGCGTGCTCAAATTTTTCCGATTGCGCATTGAGCCGGAACAGTATTGCTATTTCCGACGGCGGGACGCCGGATTCAATGAGCCGGCGAATTCTGCGCGCGACGACGGCGGCTTCCAGGGATTCGTCGTCGAATTCTTCAAAGACGGGCTCCGGGCCGGCGGGGCGTTGCCCTTCGAGTGTGAAATCCGCCGTTGATACTCCGTCGCG of Corynebacterium kroppenstedtii DSM 44385 contains these proteins:
- a CDS encoding zinc-dependent metalloprotease, whose protein sequence is MSNHGFGFSSNNNDNNDGNDGNDHSNKNNNNQNGDSGQGNPSSGNSGRGDSGNERHEDNDGGNSPGGSGNPFEAFFNMGGGSAGDIPGFSAFPGGFAVSGSSGQGGLGDILSQFGTMLSGMGSSMNSPDAKGPINFAMADKIAGQTIKQSNPAPVRQSDQKAVEDSTSLVELWLSNATILPSNGKVPEVWDPSEWLSRTLPTWKRFINPVAESLNEAQKDALPEEAKQMAGSLLGMLAQVGGMNMGMQLGRILGDIATSVTSVSEWGFSLDEKHGSALLTGQLSTLAEEFNKPKREVLIYLCARELAHQRLFAYVPWLEERLLLAVETYSRGLSLDTSAMEEASRSIDPEALSDPSRMQDMFQQIQNMDLSPQIVASNEHAGIQLDTMLSLVEGWVDNVLADALFDRIPVMESIQKSWSARRAMKPGLENMAGNTGLDFSASHADEAAELWRRLTVAVGIDRRDHVWDHPDFLPTADDIAHPAEFIDGILGESDDDEFNPISEIEKLERELNEQSGNTPSDGDDADEDGSTRGKGSSGGDEDNTDGSGDDDK
- a CDS encoding M48 metallopeptidase family protein — its product is MPPRVKRDVATVVEDFAPEVEIRLSSRRKKTLSARRESGRIVVMAPARMSAAALRDSVESLVRRVEKKSSVADKSDDDLHRRARRLNAKYLENRAEWTDIRWVTNMERRWASCSTDTGRIRISHYLKDVPDYVLDQVIVHELVHTFIPNHSAEFYAWAHRIDYWERADGYLEAYQRWGRGGRQSS
- a CDS encoding nicotinate-nucleotide--dimethylbenzimidazole phosphoribosyltransferase, which translates into the protein MPDQAHVVAAHDSSDRLLTPPGSLGILDTTMDKVAAVGDIHNAQHILIGADHPVTAHGVSSFSPSVTREIMDASAVGESLGVTTAAGAGIPSLLIDAGIEGDSSHGDQRNRKCREGRNDCAHPIRYVHAHDARGDIATAPALSAADTRAFVDYGRKLAGEFTEPMLFAVGEVGIGNTTPASIVAAHFTGLDVDDAVGIGAHSDTAMMERKREVARQALSRVHPSSPIDALAEFGGPEFAVTTGLCLGALDNHHVVVLDGLAISVAALAAVQINPAVQSHLVAGHVSREAAHHTVITHLGLEPLLALRFRCGEGVGAVLATQMIMTGLSARRHTGRTA
- a CDS encoding YlbL family protein — translated: MSLRNKTIILGAIPVVASAVALSLTEIPGTSIDLSVPYAAEGPGPTFNTLGTTGGKSVVDISGTKTYPTSGHLNMTTVSVRHGMSLPQAITRWATTNDTLVPIEQIFPSNQSPEEVNKENQAAFASSENNATSAAMKYLHRPMAVTVMSQPEGSDQIHKGDIIEGIDGKEIDQPQDLVKVVRDHKVGDQVTLQVQRDGKSEDVSVPVRQGESDDTPILGITIKQEPADGTTIDYHLDDIGGPSAGLMFTLAVVDKLTPDNLTDGKFIAGTGTIDANGDVGPIGGVSHKIDAAKKAGATMFMTPSDNCTEALSGDHDGVVLAKVNNLSDAVAALKEVKAGKKPKSCSE
- a CDS encoding ATP-dependent DNA helicase UvrD2; translated protein: MAPYRSPRNGAGNRLNLSLEELDSDQYEAATAPRGPLAIVAGAGTGKTRTITHRIAYLINQGFVTPQQVHAVTFTTKAAEEMRERLRIMGAGAVQARTFHAAARKQLSYFWPRIAGDLPWRILDDKFRMVSRALRHTGIKAGKETIRDVIGEIEWSKARLISAADYEKRVEQLHREPPIAADKVADAYRVYEDIKATPEGVFLDFDDLLLYVAGAMENLPEVAEEFRARYRSFVVDEFQDVTPLQQRVLDGWLGDRDDITVVGDANQTIYSFTGADPSFLLRFPQRFENATVVRLQRDYRSTPQVVGLANKVISQSRDGVSTADFTLEGQRPAGPEPVFEEFDDESLEAAVVARRIRRLIESGVPPSEIAILFRLNAQSEKFEHALDEANIPHHVRGGKSFFDRSEITGSLAALERLASAHMESGTIHTGDALVSDIKAVLARQGLSAQAPAGERARERWESLSSLYHLIADIVHASPGADMPAVMSILRERAQSNRPPAGVEGVTLATIHAAKGLEWDAVFVVGLVEGTLPIRQAIALGSSAIEEERRLLYVAVTRAREHLQLSWSLARESGGRASRKRTRFLDSIAPTSKSSADHRRKRKRSSRLCSECGATLQTPAEKVMGHCSRCGNDVDANLVDALQRWRLRRAHQQRTPSYTVFSNATMMAIAEQQPSTAQELLDISGIGPAKLELYGDDILRIIADST